A genome region from Paramisgurnus dabryanus chromosome 12, PD_genome_1.1, whole genome shotgun sequence includes the following:
- the LOC141283057 gene encoding zinc finger protein 618-like: MGETRFSTVYLTLKSLQDIYAELREKLETRGEVERIENIAPDLLSFLVTFLEPFYNAQRELEGDKYATINLVCLWVERLKRHCQPSPTDSPQQAFVRQRHAEFIVQKIKVNMLHKVALFLWPKFKKLRMMSPVEIAEVHVHVRTLLLPVEEDAAVAHGATSSTGFTPPAARPRRDSEFAEWENQDDDNKPDEDEVAMYNSQKHAMDNDRDLLKWWKVNGLVYPKLARLARSVLCIPASSSSSERVFSAAGRTIEQRRTALKPETVDAILFLHDNM; this comes from the coding sequence ATGGGGGAGACGCGATTCAGCACAGTGTACCTCACACTCAAGTCACTGCAAGACATATACGCAGAGCTACGAGAGAAACTGGAGACCCGCGGTGAAGTTGAGCGCATCGAAAATATTGCACCTGACTTATTGAGCTTTCTGGTCACATTTTTGGAGCCATTTTATAATGCCCAGAGAGAGTTGGAGGGCGACAAATATGCAACCATAAACCTGGTCTGCCTCTGGGTTGAGAGACTGAAGAGACATTGCCAGCCCTCTCCCACTGACTCACCGCAGCAAGCATTTGTGCGCCAGAGACATGCCGAGTTCATTGTGCAAAAAATCAAGGTGAACATGCTTCacaaagttgctcttttcctCTGGCCCAAATTCAAGAAATTGAGGATGATGTCTCCTGTAGAGATAGCTGAAGTACATGTTCACGTTCGCACCTTACTCTTGCCTGTGGAGGAAGATGCTGCGGTGGCTCACGGTGCAACGAGCAGTACTGGCTTCACACCACCAGCAGCCAGGCCCAGGAGAGACTCCGAATTTGCTGAGTGGGAGAACCAAGACGATGATAACAAACCAGATGAGGATGAAGTGGCTATGTACAATTCACAAAAGCATGCCATGGATAACGACCGGGATCTCCTGAAATGGTGGAAAGTGAATGGATTGGTGTACCCAAAACTAGCCAGGCTGGCAAGATCCGTCCTCTGCATCCCAGcaagcagcagcagcagcgaaCGGGTGTTCAGCGCAGCTGGCCGAACGATAGAGCAGAGGAGGACCGCTCTGAAACCAGAAACTGTTGACGCAATCTTGTTCTTGCATGACAACATGTAG